In Scophthalmus maximus strain ysfricsl-2021 chromosome 5, ASM2237912v1, whole genome shotgun sequence, a single window of DNA contains:
- the xirp1 gene encoding xin actin-binding repeat-containing protein 1 isoform X2, with amino-acid sequence MADAARKITVSQSSLGEDDLPLPPPPPVPPRPLDYDGHPALTSPPLIPPKETFSTFYHQRQKSELKRLFKHIHPDLRASLDDAVDDEIMKAVQSEDTHATDAAYQCEVQSMRWIFENWNLDNIGDPHATKKMLDDEELKGGDVRGTSSVFEHIDSTQQMPTKRQTSVRGDVRTSTWLFETQALDSLNKSKREEGELVEAVLKESIQPGDVTGTRLLFESKPLSDLGRCNSIEDHSFLKLRSELQEQKGDVQKTVKLFQAEPCCAIRDKSGNIHEVKSICREEIISSNISTARWLFETQPLDLINKGTEEVKIIRGISLEEGQRGGVDQKRWMFETQPFDTIQEVVGVDKFEGTVVECKEEADVVNKRKFFEMQPLAILKGDSAEISLEKEEVIGGDVKTSLWLFETQPMETLSDTYEVGCLKKITLSADEQGEVKGRKKMFEGCSIKKNTSFQKQEIERGDVKGFKHVFETIPLSKIAHSDEEIIGREDTIATGNMKGDEAMFEATCLYAIKDSSGNLHKVTTVSREELIKGKVKNYKWMFETRPLDELTEGKGNVEVIKGITRQEDTTADVKMAKWLFETQTIDGIHSKFNKTEHNASVEAEPCKGDVKACKWLFETQPMGILYDKSEKVKDKEATDNTNVKSITWLFESQPLDSIKDGDEYNLKLCNTIQDSVKSEVGVQTVKHLFETETLDRIRKNTNSDQDMRCVSQVDFQSGDVSRVKDLFESQSLDEIGSEMATCDDQNQGEHIERGSVHKFTWMFENCPMNLINKDNEDASIRRESGEESGDVHSKKFIFETSSLDKIPNEPLEQKLVPIEQHVSNVDVKTSTMMFESLPLYAIRDKEGQFHEVTTVKKEEVMSADVRGARWMFETKPLDAIKAENEVYVIRAVTQEDVKKGDVKSARWKFETQPLDSLSSREESVVRVTEDFGSSNVQLSKQIFESEQSCKNFVRMVSVTDVQQGDVRTSTWLFENQSIDSLKGEPQEQGPVKTVHREDSQQGDVKRCTWLFESQPLDKIKEPEDTSKQGVEEEIPKADVKCTTWLFETTALDKITANSVADTLSYLYQMSFIHSSGIIIEANESRNVNMAKYLVESNEGVQIQKEEVIGGNIRNIMSQLLLKPTLKPQVTLLREVEKGKVNTTVVELPVYQSATTINLERDQRIQNIVQMIDELLVQDKVLKKGIIMQETAGGQAEMLVYSLMCNYESKTGSHVIERGDVKSTIGNLLATAQSQRTAASCRVDETEKGNVNLYKSCIEKGDLHYLKSLHTELSGDEVDYSLLAKEQIEIVQGDVKEAKRSLCQQKEQVERTISDVLAGDVQYAKKVFSSECSVSVENSVPKKEIIPGDVLSAKQQLGVKQPAMVEKEEIVAGDIKATLQSLERAKQQSMCVERDIIIPGTIYDMDLSAQGPEIEGTSAQKEVIISGDVKAAKKSLEMAKQQSMNVDREVVVPGNIYNLNVSAQEESSSALMQSTCSSSSGSQQIRTYPK; translated from the coding sequence atgGCTGACGCAGCCAGGAAAATCACAGTTTCACAATCTTCCCTTGGTGAAGATGAcctgcctctccctccaccccctcctgtACCACCTAGACCCCTGGACTACGATGGGCATCCAGCATTAACTAGCCCCCCTTTGATTCCTCCAAAAGAAACCTTCTCCACATTCTACCACCAACGGCAGAAGAGTGAACTGAAGAGGCTCTTTAAACACATCCATCCAGACCTACGGGCAAGTCTTGATGATGCTGTGGATGATGAGATAATGAAAGCAGTGCAGTCAGAAGACACTCATGCAACAGATGCAGCTTATCAGTGTGAAGTGCAGTCCATGAGGTGGATTTTTGAGAACTGGAATCTAGACAACATTGGGGATCCTCATGCAACCAAGAAGATGTTGGATGATGAGGAGTTAAAAGGTGGAGATGTCAGAGGCACATCCTCTGTGTTTGAGCATATTGACAGCACCCAACAAATGCCTACTAAAAGACAGACCTCTGTCAGAGGTGATGTGAGAACATCAACATGGCTGTTTGAGACCCAGGCCTTAGATTctctaaataaatcaaaaagagaagaaggggaacTGGTTGAGGCAGTGCTGAAAGAATCCATCCAGCCAGGAGATGTGACAGGGACTCGACTGCTTTTTGAGTCTAAACCACTGAGTGATTTGGGACGCTGTAACTCCATAGAGGATCATAGCTTCCTGAAACTGAGATCGGAGCTCCAGGAGCAGAAAGGAGATGTCCAGAAGACTGTCAAACTCTTCCAGGCAGAACCTTGCTGTGCCATCAGAGATAAAAGCGGCAATATACATGAAGTAAAATCCATCTGCAGGGAAGAGAtcatcagcagcaacatcagcaCTGCCCGTTGGCTTTTTGAAACCCAGCCTTTGGACCTGATTAATAAGGGAACTGAGGAAGTGAAAATCATTCGGGGCATATCACTGGAAGAGGGGCAAAGAGGAGGAGTTGATCAAAAGAGGTGGATGTTTGAAACTCAGCCATTTGATACGATACAAGAGGTTGTGGGAGTTGACAAGTTTGAAGGAACGGTGGTTGAATGCAAAGAAGAGGCTGATGTCGTCAATAAGAGGAAGTTTTTTGAGATGCAGCCCTTGGCAATACTGAAAGGAGATTCAGCAGAAATATCCTTGGAAAAGGAAGAAGTGATAGGGGGTGATGTCAAGACTTCTCTGTGGCTGTTTGAAACGCAGCCCATGGAGACTCTTAGTGATACCTATGAAGTTGGGTGCCTGAAGAAAATAACCCTTTCAGCTGATGAACAAGGAGAAGTAAAgggcagaaagaaaatgtttgaggGCTGCAGTATTAAGAAGAATACCTCATTCCAAAAACAAGAGATTGAAAGGGGTGATGTTAAGGGATTCAAACATGTCTTTGAAACAATCCCTTTGAGTAAAATTGCTCATTCTGATGAGGAGATTATTGGGAGGGAAGATACCATTGCAACAGGAAACATGAAAGGGGATGAAGCAATGTTTGAGGCAACTTGTTTATATGCAATTAAGGACAGCTCTGGAAACCTCCATAAGGTCACAACAGTCAGCCGAGAAGAATTAATCAAAGGGAAGGTCAAAAACTATAAGTGGATGTTTGAGACCAGGCCTTTAGATGAGCTTACAGAGGGAAAGGGAAATGTTGAGGTAATCAAAGGAATCACCAGACAGGAGGATACAACAGCAGACGTCAAGATGGCAAAGTGGCTTTTTGAAACCCAGACAATAGATGGGATCCATTCTAAGTTCAACAAGACAGAGCACAATGCCTCTGTTGAAGCGGAGCCCTGTAAAGGTGATGTCAAGGCCTGTAAATGGTTATTTGAAACGCAACCAATGGGCATTTTGTATGACAAATCAGAAAAAGTGAAAGATAAAGAAGCAACGGACAATACCAACGTCAAGTCCATTACATGGCTTTTTGAATCACAGCCTCTAGACAGCATCAAAGATGGTGATGAGTACAATTTGAAGCTCTGCAACACCATACAGGATTCTGTCAAATCAGAGGTTGGTGTGCAAACTGTCAAACATCTATTTGAAACAGAAACCTTGGATAGAATAAGAAAGAATACAAATTCAGACCAAGACATGAGATGTGTCAGCCAGGTTGACTTTCAGTCAGGAGATGTCTCACGAGTCAAAGACCTTTTTGAATCCCAGTCACTTGATGAAATAGGATCCGAGATGGCGACATGTGACGATCAAAACCAAGGTGAACACATTGAAAGGGGTTCAGTACATAAGTTTACTTGGATGTTTGAGAACTGTCCGATGAACCTGATCAATAAGGACAATGAGGATGCAAGCATTCGGAGAGAGAGTGGTGAAGAGAGCGGGGACGTCCACAGCAAAAAGTTTATATTTGAAACCTCCTCACTGGACAAAATCCCCAACGAACCCCTTGAGCAGAAATTGGTCCCTATAGAACAGCATGTAAGCAATGTAGATGTGAAAACAAGTACCATGATGTTTGAGTCCCTACCACTGTATGCcatcagagacaaagaggggcAGTTCCATGAGGTtacaactgtgaaaaaagaggaagtgatgagTGCTGATGTAAGGGGAGCAAGGTGGATGTTTGAAACAAAACCACTTGATGCCATCAAGGCAGAGAATGAAGTTTATGTGATCCGGGCTGTCACCCAAGAAGATGTCAAGAAAGGAGACGTCAAGTCAGCAAGATGGAAGTTTGAGACACAGCCTTTGGACTCTCTTAGCAGTCGTGAGGAGTCCGTTGTCAGGGTCACTGAAGACTTTGGAAGCAGTAATGTGCAGCTCAGTAAACAGATATTTGAATCTGAACAGTCATGCAAGAACTTTGTGCGAATGGTTAGTGTCACAGATGTCCAACAGGGTGATGTCAGGACCTCCACATGGCTCTTTGAGAACCAGTCGATTGACAGTCTGAAAGGGGAACCTCAGGAGCAAGGTCCAGTGAAAACAGTCCACAGGGAAGACAGCCAGCAAGGAGATGTGAAACGCTGCACTTGGCTGTTTGAATCTCAGCCCCTGGACAAAATCAAGGAGCCTGAGGATACCTCAAAGCAAGGTGTTGAGGAGGAGATACCAAAAGCGGATGTGAAATGCACTACCTGGCTCTTTGAGACAACTGCGTTGGACAAAATCACTGCCAACAGTGTTGCTGACACCCTGTCATATCTATACCAAATGTCTTTCATTCACTCAAGTGGCATCATAATAGAAGCTAATGAGAGCAGAAATGTTAACATGGCTAAATATCTAGTTGAAAGCAATGAAGGTGTGCAAATCCAGAAGGAAGAGGTTATTGGGGGTAACATCAGAAACATCATGTCACAACTCTTACTTAAACCAACCCTAAAGCCCCAAGTTACTCTTCTTAGAGAAGTGGAGAAGGGTAAAGTGAACACCACAGTGGTAGAACTCCCAGTCTACCAGTCAGCCACAACTATCAACCTTGAGAGGGATCAACGGATACAAAATATTGTCCAGATGATTGATGAATTGCTTGTTCAAGATAAGGTTTTGAAAAAAGGAATCATCATGCAAGAGACTGCAGGAGGACAAGCAGAGATGTTAGTTTATTCACTTATGTGCAATTATGAAAGCAAAACCGGGAGTCATGTTATAGAAAGAGGAGATGTAAAGTCTACAATTGGAAATCTCTTAGCTACTGCCCAAAGCCAGAGGACTGCAGCGTCGTGTAGAGTGGATGAAACTGAAAAGGGAAATGTGAACTTGTATAAAAGCTGCATTGAGAAAGGAGATCTGCACTACCTGAAAAGTCTTCACACTGAGTTGTCAGGAGATGAAGTTGATTACAGCCTTCTTGCAAAAGAACAGATTGAAATAGTTCAGGGAGATGtgaaagaagcaaaaagaaGTCTCTGCCAGCAGAAAGAGCAGGTAGAGCGAACCATTTCCGATGTTTTGGCAGGGGATGTACAGTATGccaaaaaggttttttcatCTGAGTGCTCTGTCAGTGTTGAAAACAGTGttccaaagaaagaaataattccTGGGGATGTTTTATCAGCAAAGCAACAACTTGGAGTAAAGCAACCTGCCATGgtagaaaaagaggaaattgttGCTGGGGACATTAAGGCAACATTGCAGTCATTAGAACGTGCAAAGCAACAGAGCATGTGTGTGGAGCGAGATATCATTATACCTGGAACTATCTATGACATGGATTTGTCAGCCCAAGGTCCTGAAATAGAAGGAACCTCAGCCCAAAAAGAGGTCATTATATCTGGAGATGTGAAGGCGGCTAAAAAGTCCCTTGAAATGGCTAAGCAGCAAAGCATGAATGTGGACCGTGAAGTCGTTGTTCCTGGAAATATATACAACCTTAATGTCTCAGCACAAGAGGAAAGCTCCTCCGCTCTGATGCAATCTACATGTTCGTCTTCCTCCGGAAGCCAGCAAATCAGGACTTATCCAAAG
- the xirp1 gene encoding xin actin-binding repeat-containing protein 1 isoform X1 — translation MEVFGLRRTQSLRSLSGVQERSWVLPASTCWNRKSVSQLVQHYQGCADIRSIEKVERNLQGSESCVDSRRGRAGRRESVDLWGWGGSSNLSRSRSMDFLPQKESSGTRALCALFESKATLQQSIHSSPRLDYQSAAGSRTRGDCPLQDHRSHNSPLKDVIQGTSQAERGKVMNGLQESEDKMLRYSHGDKTSQSLTRGGSPTGPARDRISASSSVRERSALYLSRAAAIDAAGGSTQPEVTGASATRTKKNKMADAARKITVSQSSLGEDDLPLPPPPPVPPRPLDYDGHPALTSPPLIPPKETFSTFYHQRQKSELKRLFKHIHPDLRASLDDAVDDEIMKAVQSEDTHATDAAYQCEVQSMRWIFENWNLDNIGDPHATKKMLDDEELKGGDVRGTSSVFEHIDSTQQMPTKRQTSVRGDVRTSTWLFETQALDSLNKSKREEGELVEAVLKESIQPGDVTGTRLLFESKPLSDLGRCNSIEDHSFLKLRSELQEQKGDVQKTVKLFQAEPCCAIRDKSGNIHEVKSICREEIISSNISTARWLFETQPLDLINKGTEEVKIIRGISLEEGQRGGVDQKRWMFETQPFDTIQEVVGVDKFEGTVVECKEEADVVNKRKFFEMQPLAILKGDSAEISLEKEEVIGGDVKTSLWLFETQPMETLSDTYEVGCLKKITLSADEQGEVKGRKKMFEGCSIKKNTSFQKQEIERGDVKGFKHVFETIPLSKIAHSDEEIIGREDTIATGNMKGDEAMFEATCLYAIKDSSGNLHKVTTVSREELIKGKVKNYKWMFETRPLDELTEGKGNVEVIKGITRQEDTTADVKMAKWLFETQTIDGIHSKFNKTEHNASVEAEPCKGDVKACKWLFETQPMGILYDKSEKVKDKEATDNTNVKSITWLFESQPLDSIKDGDEYNLKLCNTIQDSVKSEVGVQTVKHLFETETLDRIRKNTNSDQDMRCVSQVDFQSGDVSRVKDLFESQSLDEIGSEMATCDDQNQGEHIERGSVHKFTWMFENCPMNLINKDNEDASIRRESGEESGDVHSKKFIFETSSLDKIPNEPLEQKLVPIEQHVSNVDVKTSTMMFESLPLYAIRDKEGQFHEVTTVKKEEVMSADVRGARWMFETKPLDAIKAENEVYVIRAVTQEDVKKGDVKSARWKFETQPLDSLSSREESVVRVTEDFGSSNVQLSKQIFESEQSCKNFVRMVSVTDVQQGDVRTSTWLFENQSIDSLKGEPQEQGPVKTVHREDSQQGDVKRCTWLFESQPLDKIKEPEDTSKQGVEEEIPKADVKCTTWLFETTALDKITANSVADTLSYLYQMSFIHSSGIIIEANESRNVNMAKYLVESNEGVQIQKEEVIGGNIRNIMSQLLLKPTLKPQVTLLREVEKGKVNTTVVELPVYQSATTINLERDQRIQNIVQMIDELLVQDKVLKKGIIMQETAGGQAEMLVYSLMCNYESKTGSHVIERGDVKSTIGNLLATAQSQRTAASCRVDETEKGNVNLYKSCIEKGDLHYLKSLHTELSGDEVDYSLLAKEQIEIVQGDVKEAKRSLCQQKEQVERTISDVLAGDVQYAKKVFSSECSVSVENSVPKKEIIPGDVLSAKQQLGVKQPAMVEKEEIVAGDIKATLQSLERAKQQSMCVERDIIIPGTIYDMDLSAQGPEIEGTSAQKEVIISGDVKAAKKSLEMAKQQSMNVDREVVVPGNIYNLNVSAQEESSSALMQSTCSSSSGSQQIRTYPK, via the exons ATGGAGGTGTTTGGGCTGAGGAGGACCCAGTCCCTGAGGAGTCTGTCTGGGGTCCAGGAGAGGTCATGGGTCCTGCCAGCGTCAACCTGCTGGAATAGGAAGTCTGTGTCCCAGCTGGTGCAACA TTACCAAGGCTGCGCTGACATCAGGAGTATTGAAAAAGTGGAGCGCAATCTCCAG GGGTCAGAGAGCTGTGTGGACAGTCGACGGGGGcgggcggggaggagggagagcgtGGACCTCTGGGGATGGGGAGGAAGCTCTAATCTGTCCCGGAGTCGCTCCATGGACTTCCTCCCTCAGAAGGAGTCCTCGGGTACCAGAGCCCTGTGTGCCCTGTTTGAGTCCAAGGCCACGCTGCAGCAGAGCATCCACAGCAGCCCCAGACTGGACTACCAGTCTGCTGCTGGCAGCAGGACGAGGGGAGACTGCCCCCTGCAGGACCACAGAAGCCATAACTCTCCATTGAAGGATGTCATTCAG GGAACATCCCAGGCGGAGCGAGGGAAGGTCATGAATGGGCTCCAAGAGTCTGAGGACAAAATGTTGAGATACTCGCACG GTGACAAAACTAGTCAGTCACTGACAAGGGGGGGCTCCCCAACAGGACCAGCCAGAGACAGGATATCTGCTTCCTCCTCCGTGAGAGAGAGATCCGCTCTCTATCTGTCAAGAGCAGCCGCTATCGACGCCGCAGGAGGCTCAACGCAGCCA GAAGTCACAGGTGCCTCAgcaacaaggacaaaaaaaaataag atgGCTGACGCAGCCAGGAAAATCACAGTTTCACAATCTTCCCTTGGTGAAGATGAcctgcctctccctccaccccctcctgtACCACCTAGACCCCTGGACTACGATGGGCATCCAGCATTAACTAGCCCCCCTTTGATTCCTCCAAAAGAAACCTTCTCCACATTCTACCACCAACGGCAGAAGAGTGAACTGAAGAGGCTCTTTAAACACATCCATCCAGACCTACGGGCAAGTCTTGATGATGCTGTGGATGATGAGATAATGAAAGCAGTGCAGTCAGAAGACACTCATGCAACAGATGCAGCTTATCAGTGTGAAGTGCAGTCCATGAGGTGGATTTTTGAGAACTGGAATCTAGACAACATTGGGGATCCTCATGCAACCAAGAAGATGTTGGATGATGAGGAGTTAAAAGGTGGAGATGTCAGAGGCACATCCTCTGTGTTTGAGCATATTGACAGCACCCAACAAATGCCTACTAAAAGACAGACCTCTGTCAGAGGTGATGTGAGAACATCAACATGGCTGTTTGAGACCCAGGCCTTAGATTctctaaataaatcaaaaagagaagaaggggaacTGGTTGAGGCAGTGCTGAAAGAATCCATCCAGCCAGGAGATGTGACAGGGACTCGACTGCTTTTTGAGTCTAAACCACTGAGTGATTTGGGACGCTGTAACTCCATAGAGGATCATAGCTTCCTGAAACTGAGATCGGAGCTCCAGGAGCAGAAAGGAGATGTCCAGAAGACTGTCAAACTCTTCCAGGCAGAACCTTGCTGTGCCATCAGAGATAAAAGCGGCAATATACATGAAGTAAAATCCATCTGCAGGGAAGAGAtcatcagcagcaacatcagcaCTGCCCGTTGGCTTTTTGAAACCCAGCCTTTGGACCTGATTAATAAGGGAACTGAGGAAGTGAAAATCATTCGGGGCATATCACTGGAAGAGGGGCAAAGAGGAGGAGTTGATCAAAAGAGGTGGATGTTTGAAACTCAGCCATTTGATACGATACAAGAGGTTGTGGGAGTTGACAAGTTTGAAGGAACGGTGGTTGAATGCAAAGAAGAGGCTGATGTCGTCAATAAGAGGAAGTTTTTTGAGATGCAGCCCTTGGCAATACTGAAAGGAGATTCAGCAGAAATATCCTTGGAAAAGGAAGAAGTGATAGGGGGTGATGTCAAGACTTCTCTGTGGCTGTTTGAAACGCAGCCCATGGAGACTCTTAGTGATACCTATGAAGTTGGGTGCCTGAAGAAAATAACCCTTTCAGCTGATGAACAAGGAGAAGTAAAgggcagaaagaaaatgtttgaggGCTGCAGTATTAAGAAGAATACCTCATTCCAAAAACAAGAGATTGAAAGGGGTGATGTTAAGGGATTCAAACATGTCTTTGAAACAATCCCTTTGAGTAAAATTGCTCATTCTGATGAGGAGATTATTGGGAGGGAAGATACCATTGCAACAGGAAACATGAAAGGGGATGAAGCAATGTTTGAGGCAACTTGTTTATATGCAATTAAGGACAGCTCTGGAAACCTCCATAAGGTCACAACAGTCAGCCGAGAAGAATTAATCAAAGGGAAGGTCAAAAACTATAAGTGGATGTTTGAGACCAGGCCTTTAGATGAGCTTACAGAGGGAAAGGGAAATGTTGAGGTAATCAAAGGAATCACCAGACAGGAGGATACAACAGCAGACGTCAAGATGGCAAAGTGGCTTTTTGAAACCCAGACAATAGATGGGATCCATTCTAAGTTCAACAAGACAGAGCACAATGCCTCTGTTGAAGCGGAGCCCTGTAAAGGTGATGTCAAGGCCTGTAAATGGTTATTTGAAACGCAACCAATGGGCATTTTGTATGACAAATCAGAAAAAGTGAAAGATAAAGAAGCAACGGACAATACCAACGTCAAGTCCATTACATGGCTTTTTGAATCACAGCCTCTAGACAGCATCAAAGATGGTGATGAGTACAATTTGAAGCTCTGCAACACCATACAGGATTCTGTCAAATCAGAGGTTGGTGTGCAAACTGTCAAACATCTATTTGAAACAGAAACCTTGGATAGAATAAGAAAGAATACAAATTCAGACCAAGACATGAGATGTGTCAGCCAGGTTGACTTTCAGTCAGGAGATGTCTCACGAGTCAAAGACCTTTTTGAATCCCAGTCACTTGATGAAATAGGATCCGAGATGGCGACATGTGACGATCAAAACCAAGGTGAACACATTGAAAGGGGTTCAGTACATAAGTTTACTTGGATGTTTGAGAACTGTCCGATGAACCTGATCAATAAGGACAATGAGGATGCAAGCATTCGGAGAGAGAGTGGTGAAGAGAGCGGGGACGTCCACAGCAAAAAGTTTATATTTGAAACCTCCTCACTGGACAAAATCCCCAACGAACCCCTTGAGCAGAAATTGGTCCCTATAGAACAGCATGTAAGCAATGTAGATGTGAAAACAAGTACCATGATGTTTGAGTCCCTACCACTGTATGCcatcagagacaaagaggggcAGTTCCATGAGGTtacaactgtgaaaaaagaggaagtgatgagTGCTGATGTAAGGGGAGCAAGGTGGATGTTTGAAACAAAACCACTTGATGCCATCAAGGCAGAGAATGAAGTTTATGTGATCCGGGCTGTCACCCAAGAAGATGTCAAGAAAGGAGACGTCAAGTCAGCAAGATGGAAGTTTGAGACACAGCCTTTGGACTCTCTTAGCAGTCGTGAGGAGTCCGTTGTCAGGGTCACTGAAGACTTTGGAAGCAGTAATGTGCAGCTCAGTAAACAGATATTTGAATCTGAACAGTCATGCAAGAACTTTGTGCGAATGGTTAGTGTCACAGATGTCCAACAGGGTGATGTCAGGACCTCCACATGGCTCTTTGAGAACCAGTCGATTGACAGTCTGAAAGGGGAACCTCAGGAGCAAGGTCCAGTGAAAACAGTCCACAGGGAAGACAGCCAGCAAGGAGATGTGAAACGCTGCACTTGGCTGTTTGAATCTCAGCCCCTGGACAAAATCAAGGAGCCTGAGGATACCTCAAAGCAAGGTGTTGAGGAGGAGATACCAAAAGCGGATGTGAAATGCACTACCTGGCTCTTTGAGACAACTGCGTTGGACAAAATCACTGCCAACAGTGTTGCTGACACCCTGTCATATCTATACCAAATGTCTTTCATTCACTCAAGTGGCATCATAATAGAAGCTAATGAGAGCAGAAATGTTAACATGGCTAAATATCTAGTTGAAAGCAATGAAGGTGTGCAAATCCAGAAGGAAGAGGTTATTGGGGGTAACATCAGAAACATCATGTCACAACTCTTACTTAAACCAACCCTAAAGCCCCAAGTTACTCTTCTTAGAGAAGTGGAGAAGGGTAAAGTGAACACCACAGTGGTAGAACTCCCAGTCTACCAGTCAGCCACAACTATCAACCTTGAGAGGGATCAACGGATACAAAATATTGTCCAGATGATTGATGAATTGCTTGTTCAAGATAAGGTTTTGAAAAAAGGAATCATCATGCAAGAGACTGCAGGAGGACAAGCAGAGATGTTAGTTTATTCACTTATGTGCAATTATGAAAGCAAAACCGGGAGTCATGTTATAGAAAGAGGAGATGTAAAGTCTACAATTGGAAATCTCTTAGCTACTGCCCAAAGCCAGAGGACTGCAGCGTCGTGTAGAGTGGATGAAACTGAAAAGGGAAATGTGAACTTGTATAAAAGCTGCATTGAGAAAGGAGATCTGCACTACCTGAAAAGTCTTCACACTGAGTTGTCAGGAGATGAAGTTGATTACAGCCTTCTTGCAAAAGAACAGATTGAAATAGTTCAGGGAGATGtgaaagaagcaaaaagaaGTCTCTGCCAGCAGAAAGAGCAGGTAGAGCGAACCATTTCCGATGTTTTGGCAGGGGATGTACAGTATGccaaaaaggttttttcatCTGAGTGCTCTGTCAGTGTTGAAAACAGTGttccaaagaaagaaataattccTGGGGATGTTTTATCAGCAAAGCAACAACTTGGAGTAAAGCAACCTGCCATGgtagaaaaagaggaaattgttGCTGGGGACATTAAGGCAACATTGCAGTCATTAGAACGTGCAAAGCAACAGAGCATGTGTGTGGAGCGAGATATCATTATACCTGGAACTATCTATGACATGGATTTGTCAGCCCAAGGTCCTGAAATAGAAGGAACCTCAGCCCAAAAAGAGGTCATTATATCTGGAGATGTGAAGGCGGCTAAAAAGTCCCTTGAAATGGCTAAGCAGCAAAGCATGAATGTGGACCGTGAAGTCGTTGTTCCTGGAAATATATACAACCTTAATGTCTCAGCACAAGAGGAAAGCTCCTCCGCTCTGATGCAATCTACATGTTCGTCTTCCTCCGGAAGCCAGCAAATCAGGACTTATCCAAAG